The following proteins are co-located in the Dyadobacter chenwenxiniae genome:
- a CDS encoding SusC/RagA family TonB-linked outer membrane protein, with amino-acid sequence MKIRLLQALFALLVGCSMSLQLSAQSAVISGKVTSQAGEAIPGVSILIKGTSSGTTTDATGAYSLTTTTRNATLIFSAIGFLSEEITVGNRSVIDVFLKEDNKMLNEVIVTALGIKREEKSLGYAAQTINENAVKDAKSNNWVNTLSGKVAGLNIQGAGAGPMGSARITLRGESSLNLDNNQALIVVDGVPVSSRITGTGFNSHLSADSPVDYGSSLSDINPDDIEKVTVLKGPGATALYGSRAAGGAIIITTKSGVRQDKGIGVTVNSNFSFERINRYPDYQFEYGEGRSGAYFSYLDSEDGPNTATTVAAGRAWGPKFDGQMYYQFNPDAADGRPTVRTPWVANKDYISGFFQTGTTFSNSVSVEGGGENGSARLSVTHLKNKWIIPNTGFERLNAALSVNQRVSKRLKINGKANYTNKKSDNLPLAGYNNQSLMYFLILGTTPNIKPEWFKPYWEPGLENVKQRAPFNPTPDNPYLGMYEMLNKMNKHGFIGNVSANYEISPKLDVLVRTGLDMAFEFRSQQRPFSMTRFPRGSYREQNVFTYESNTDFLLNYKDKIANLIDFTASVGGNAMRQSYDFAGMYADQLAQPGIYQISNSLDQAVADPLKTKKAINSVYAASQFSWDEKIFLDVTGRNDWSSTLPYGNNSFFYPSLSSSFLLNELFTLPKAISFAKFRASWAQVGNDTRPYQTARYYDRVYGNSFTNSNTLFNADLKPEITASYEFGLDVRLLRNLVGLDVAYYNNNSRNQILAIPLDPVSGYNNALINAGLINSRGVELKLTGKPVTTKNFSWNTTLLWSRNRSYVRELASGITNQVIYAHNTNVSIEARVGGLMGDMYGRGFQRAPDGQIIYSSVGLPAALDPTNKKWGNAFADWKASLSNEFTIRNVRVSLLLDGQKGGEMYSQTNHKNNTLGKTKVTLPGRDEGIIGQGVVKQPDGSFTPNTVKVPASSYYDNYYQIANAETNIFDASFLKIRELRIEFNLPQAVLSRIGVRQTSLAFFGRDLFNFTKFPGFDPEGGNLNNGTLTPGVELAQFPSTRTMGMNLTLKF; translated from the coding sequence ATGAAAATACGTTTACTTCAGGCATTATTTGCCTTGTTGGTGGGATGCAGCATGTCTCTGCAACTTTCCGCCCAATCTGCCGTCATTAGCGGTAAGGTAACCTCCCAGGCCGGGGAGGCTATTCCCGGTGTCAGCATTCTCATTAAAGGAACCAGTTCAGGAACCACCACCGACGCGACCGGCGCTTACAGCCTTACTACTACTACTCGAAATGCGACACTGATTTTCTCTGCGATCGGCTTTCTGTCCGAGGAGATTACCGTGGGCAATCGGAGTGTGATTGATGTTTTTTTAAAAGAAGATAACAAGATGCTCAACGAAGTGATCGTAACCGCCCTGGGTATCAAGCGGGAAGAAAAATCGCTGGGTTATGCCGCGCAAACGATCAATGAAAATGCGGTAAAAGACGCAAAATCCAACAACTGGGTCAATACACTTTCGGGCAAAGTTGCAGGCCTTAACATTCAGGGCGCTGGCGCAGGACCTATGGGTTCTGCGCGGATTACATTGCGGGGCGAGTCTTCGCTGAACCTGGATAACAACCAGGCGCTGATCGTCGTGGATGGTGTGCCGGTGAGCAGCCGCATTACCGGAACGGGGTTTAACTCTCATCTTTCGGCAGACAGTCCGGTCGATTATGGTTCCAGCTTGTCGGACATTAACCCCGATGATATTGAGAAAGTGACGGTGTTAAAAGGTCCGGGCGCGACTGCATTATATGGAAGCAGGGCGGCAGGCGGGGCGATCATTATCACCACTAAATCGGGCGTTCGCCAGGATAAGGGAATCGGTGTAACAGTCAATTCCAATTTTAGTTTCGAGCGTATTAACCGTTACCCAGACTATCAGTTTGAATACGGCGAGGGAAGAAGCGGCGCTTATTTTTCCTACCTCGACAGCGAAGACGGCCCTAACACAGCCACTACCGTAGCAGCCGGAAGAGCCTGGGGACCTAAGTTCGACGGACAAATGTATTACCAGTTTAATCCTGACGCAGCAGACGGTCGGCCAACAGTACGCACACCCTGGGTTGCCAATAAAGATTACATTTCAGGCTTTTTCCAGACAGGAACCACATTCTCCAATAGCGTTTCCGTGGAAGGCGGAGGTGAAAATGGCTCGGCGCGTTTGTCGGTGACTCATTTGAAAAACAAATGGATCATTCCCAATACAGGTTTTGAGCGTTTGAATGCAGCCCTTTCCGTAAACCAGCGCGTTTCAAAAAGATTAAAAATCAACGGAAAAGCCAACTATACCAACAAGAAAAGCGACAACCTGCCACTCGCAGGTTACAACAACCAGTCGTTGATGTATTTTCTGATCCTGGGAACAACACCTAACATCAAGCCCGAGTGGTTTAAGCCTTACTGGGAGCCAGGACTGGAAAATGTGAAGCAAAGAGCGCCATTTAACCCAACGCCGGACAACCCTTATTTGGGCATGTACGAAATGCTCAACAAAATGAACAAGCACGGGTTTATCGGAAATGTATCCGCGAACTATGAAATTTCTCCGAAACTCGACGTGCTTGTACGTACCGGTTTGGATATGGCATTCGAATTCCGTTCGCAACAGCGCCCATTCAGCATGACACGCTTTCCGCGTGGGAGTTACAGGGAGCAGAATGTATTTACTTACGAGTCCAACACCGACTTTTTATTGAACTACAAAGACAAGATCGCCAACCTGATCGATTTCACTGCCTCTGTCGGAGGAAACGCGATGCGCCAGTCTTACGATTTTGCAGGAATGTATGCCGATCAGCTTGCGCAGCCAGGCATTTACCAGATATCTAACAGCCTTGACCAGGCAGTAGCCGATCCTTTGAAAACCAAAAAGGCAATCAACAGTGTATATGCCGCCTCGCAGTTTTCGTGGGATGAAAAGATCTTCCTTGACGTAACCGGTCGTAACGACTGGTCGAGCACGCTGCCTTATGGCAACAATTCCTTCTTTTATCCTTCGTTAAGTTCCAGTTTCCTGCTGAACGAGCTTTTCACATTACCAAAGGCGATTTCCTTTGCCAAGTTCCGTGCATCGTGGGCACAGGTTGGTAATGATACCAGGCCTTACCAGACAGCCCGCTACTACGACCGGGTTTACGGGAACAGCTTTACCAATTCCAATACCCTTTTCAATGCAGATCTGAAACCGGAAATTACGGCCAGCTACGAGTTTGGGCTCGATGTTCGGTTGCTGCGAAATTTGGTTGGTTTGGACGTGGCTTATTATAATAACAACAGCCGCAACCAGATTCTGGCAATTCCTTTGGACCCGGTTTCAGGATATAACAATGCATTGATCAATGCAGGTTTGATCAACAGCCGTGGGGTAGAGCTCAAACTGACAGGCAAGCCGGTGACGACCAAAAATTTCAGCTGGAATACCACCTTACTCTGGTCAAGAAACCGCAGTTATGTACGCGAGCTGGCTTCGGGCATTACCAATCAGGTGATCTACGCGCATAATACAAATGTGAGCATTGAAGCACGTGTAGGCGGGCTGATGGGCGATATGTACGGACGCGGGTTCCAGCGCGCTCCGGATGGTCAGATCATTTATTCTTCAGTGGGACTTCCGGCCGCACTCGACCCGACCAACAAGAAGTGGGGGAATGCGTTTGCAGACTGGAAAGCGAGCCTATCCAATGAATTTACGATCAGGAATGTGCGCGTAAGCTTGCTTTTGGACGGACAAAAAGGAGGCGAAATGTATTCGCAAACCAACCACAAGAACAATACTTTGGGCAAAACAAAGGTAACATTGCCGGGCCGCGACGAAGGTATCATTGGCCAGGGTGTGGTTAAACAGCCGGATGGAAGCTTTACGCCGAACACCGTGAAAGTGCCGGCCAGCTCCTACTATGACAACTACTATCAGATCGCGAATGCCGAGACCAACATTTTTGACGCTTCTTTTTTGAAAATCCGTGAATTGCGCATAGAGTTCAACCTGCCGCAGGCGGTGCTGTCCCGGATCGGAGTGCGCCAGACGAGCCTAGCCTTCTTTGGTAGAGACCTTTTCAATTTCACCAAATTTCCGGGATTTGACCCCGAAGGAGGAAACCTGAACAATGGTACGCTCACGCCGGGTGTTGAGCTGGCGCAGTTCCCTTCCACCCGAACCATGGGAATGAACCTTACCCTGAAATTTTAA
- a CDS encoding SusD/RagB family nutrient-binding outer membrane lipoprotein: MFRKAYIPFLLVLTLLVSCTNNFEELNTDPNRPKEITPGVMLGQLQYQIVNSTVNASRNFTHELMQVDAPRASAGGGGLHRYIVNPGAGVWSNFYTYLNDIEDIYLIADRLNENNYKAISLIYKTWAYSILTDLYGDVPYSQATKAIEGNFKPGFDKQKDIYIQLLKNLETANSLLDDKKALTYGGDMLYNSNALSGSTNPGIQKWKKFCNSLRLRLLLRISKREGEVNVKEQITAILANPAANPVFTTNADEAIFRYPGTFPFFNPFYNARQVDWRDGNYYTKFFMDRMNELADPRRAAWATQVKSGNDNIFRGIESGYPTTTEYAVGSNSSYADALKTLPQLGVMMTLAEVEFIKAELALKGYTTGSTAEKHYESGIAASIAQWGATLPEGFVKQQGIAYDAKASAEKQLEQIMLQKYYAYFFVDYQSWFEKRRTGYPVLPRGAGIPAENTFPSRVPYPTYLQSLNPEALAGAVASMGGDDSNIKVWWDK; the protein is encoded by the coding sequence ATGTTTAGAAAAGCATATATCCCGTTTCTGCTGGTCCTGACTCTGCTGGTGTCGTGTACCAACAATTTTGAAGAGCTGAATACCGATCCTAACCGCCCGAAAGAGATCACACCGGGCGTAATGCTGGGCCAGCTGCAATACCAGATCGTGAACAGCACGGTGAATGCGAGCCGTAACTTTACGCACGAGCTGATGCAGGTGGACGCGCCGCGGGCAAGCGCGGGCGGCGGCGGGCTGCACCGTTACATTGTCAACCCGGGTGCGGGCGTGTGGAGTAACTTTTATACGTATCTCAATGATATCGAGGATATTTACCTCATCGCCGACCGGCTTAATGAAAACAATTACAAAGCGATTTCGCTGATCTACAAAACGTGGGCTTACTCAATCCTAACGGACCTTTACGGCGATGTTCCTTATTCACAGGCGACCAAAGCAATCGAAGGAAACTTTAAACCTGGTTTTGACAAACAAAAGGACATTTACATTCAGCTTCTTAAAAACCTGGAAACCGCCAATTCACTGCTGGACGATAAAAAAGCGCTCACTTACGGCGGCGATATGCTTTACAATTCCAATGCATTGTCGGGTTCCACAAATCCGGGCATCCAGAAATGGAAAAAGTTTTGTAACTCTTTGCGTTTGAGATTACTGCTGCGTATTTCAAAAAGAGAAGGAGAAGTGAATGTGAAAGAGCAGATCACCGCTATCCTGGCCAACCCGGCTGCCAATCCGGTTTTTACCACCAATGCAGACGAAGCAATTTTCCGATATCCGGGCACATTTCCGTTTTTCAATCCATTTTATAATGCCCGTCAGGTCGACTGGCGCGATGGAAATTACTACACCAAGTTTTTCATGGACCGTATGAATGAGCTGGCAGACCCCCGCCGCGCGGCCTGGGCTACGCAGGTGAAATCCGGGAATGATAATATTTTCCGTGGCATCGAAAGCGGCTATCCGACCACCACGGAATATGCAGTAGGAAGCAATTCCAGCTACGCCGATGCATTGAAGACCCTGCCGCAGCTGGGCGTTATGATGACACTCGCAGAAGTCGAATTCATCAAAGCCGAGCTTGCATTGAAAGGCTATACGACGGGGTCTACTGCCGAAAAGCATTATGAATCGGGCATTGCGGCTTCCATAGCGCAGTGGGGCGCGACCCTGCCGGAAGGGTTTGTAAAGCAGCAAGGCATTGCCTACGACGCCAAAGCCTCAGCCGAGAAACAATTGGAGCAGATCATGCTTCAGAAGTACTACGCCTACTTTTTCGTAGATTATCAATCGTGGTTTGAAAAACGCAGGACTGGCTATCCGGTGCTGCCGCGCGGCGCGGGCATTCCAGCCGAAAACACATTCCCTTCCCGCGTGCCTTATCCTACATACCTGCAATCGCTGAACCCGGAAGCACTGGCCGGCGCGGTTGCTTCCATGGGCGGGGATGACAGCAACATTAAAGTTTGGTGGGATAAATAG
- a CDS encoding alkaline phosphatase family protein: MILQTKIALRAVLLIWTALAASTGFAQKPKIEMPERGLCAHRGCMDTHPENTLPAFKEAVRLGAQMIEFDIQLTKDGEMVIMHDDGVDRTTNGSGKVSDLTFAQIRALDAGIKKSAKFKGTQVPTFEETLAMMPENVWLNCHLKGDEEVGAKSAALLAKSNRLHQAFLTCSEKAASAARQTVPEILICNGENSYRKNTPKYVQATIGNKANFIQLLRHEPGEDRTASMKLLKDNKIKINYFYAKTPGELEKLYAEGVDFVLVNNVADFLPAAKKAGIEPVVPTYSKAKNPAQKQAGANAANERNKTLIVFFDGLRPDYITAEQMPNLFAFSQKASHGKQHHSVFPTVTRVNSSSYATGSYPGTHGLLGNSIYFPKVSPNKAIGTTYEDLIKVQESESGKLLTGISLGEALENAGEKMMVFSSGTTGQAFLQNHKIGKGAIINHELILPESFKEQVFSEIGPMPKGTGDVFIKHKWVTDALLHYGLKNDGPLVSAIWMSDPDGAAHRYGIGSDQAVAAIKYVDAQFGRILDSLSSRGLREKYNILISTDHGFVTHTGKQNLSDLLISEGLKKDKESDDVVIAEGAIYVKNHDQTVIRKIVETLHKTDWIGAVFTKPKKKGNMTGSVKGTLSFDAIHYNHPTRAGDILVAPNWNDDKNDKGYAGTDLSGGVAGHGGSSPYEINIALFTDGPDFRDAVKSELPTSNVDIAPTVLALYSLPIPSQMDGRALSEFIDDQKSPSEKSGKVTIETKASYPWGTYNLSLELSVLGKYKYVNFTKTDRVKTSASK; encoded by the coding sequence ATGATATTACAAACAAAAATCGCACTCCGGGCGGTCCTTTTGATATGGACTGCCCTGGCTGCAAGTACGGGTTTCGCACAGAAACCGAAGATCGAAATGCCCGAGCGAGGCTTGTGCGCGCACCGTGGCTGTATGGACACGCATCCTGAAAACACATTGCCCGCATTTAAAGAGGCGGTTCGCCTTGGCGCGCAAATGATCGAGTTTGACATTCAGCTCACCAAAGACGGCGAGATGGTGATCATGCACGATGACGGCGTAGACCGCACCACCAATGGAAGCGGCAAAGTGTCCGACCTGACCTTCGCGCAGATCCGCGCACTGGACGCGGGAATCAAAAAGTCAGCAAAATTCAAGGGAACGCAAGTGCCGACGTTTGAAGAAACACTGGCAATGATGCCTGAAAATGTATGGCTGAACTGCCATTTGAAAGGCGATGAAGAAGTGGGTGCCAAATCGGCTGCCTTGCTTGCGAAAAGTAACCGGCTGCACCAGGCGTTTCTGACGTGCTCGGAAAAAGCGGCTAGTGCTGCCAGACAAACCGTGCCCGAGATCCTGATCTGCAACGGAGAGAACAGCTACCGGAAGAATACGCCGAAATACGTGCAGGCAACAATCGGTAACAAAGCCAACTTTATTCAGCTGCTGCGTCACGAACCGGGAGAGGATAGAACCGCTTCGATGAAGTTATTGAAGGATAACAAAATCAAAATCAACTATTTCTATGCAAAAACACCCGGCGAGCTGGAAAAACTTTATGCCGAAGGTGTTGATTTTGTGCTGGTCAACAATGTAGCTGATTTTCTTCCGGCAGCTAAAAAAGCAGGCATTGAGCCGGTTGTTCCAACTTATTCAAAGGCAAAAAATCCGGCACAAAAACAGGCCGGGGCCAATGCTGCAAATGAAAGAAATAAAACGCTGATCGTCTTTTTCGACGGCCTCCGACCGGATTACATTACAGCTGAACAAATGCCGAACCTCTTCGCATTTTCACAAAAAGCATCTCATGGAAAGCAGCACCATAGCGTATTCCCGACCGTGACGCGGGTAAACTCATCTTCTTATGCAACCGGCTCTTACCCCGGCACGCACGGGCTACTGGGTAACTCCATTTATTTTCCCAAAGTAAGCCCCAACAAAGCGATCGGGACTACTTACGAGGACCTGATCAAAGTACAGGAATCGGAATCGGGCAAGCTGCTCACGGGCATCTCCCTCGGTGAAGCTTTGGAAAATGCCGGCGAGAAAATGATGGTTTTCAGCTCGGGGACAACCGGACAGGCTTTTTTGCAAAATCATAAAATTGGCAAAGGCGCGATCATTAACCACGAGCTGATATTGCCTGAATCATTCAAAGAGCAGGTTTTCTCGGAAATCGGCCCGATGCCCAAAGGTACCGGCGACGTATTTATCAAACACAAATGGGTAACCGACGCATTGCTGCATTATGGCCTGAAAAACGATGGGCCGCTGGTGAGCGCGATCTGGATGTCGGACCCCGACGGCGCGGCGCACCGCTACGGAATCGGTTCGGACCAGGCTGTGGCGGCCATTAAATATGTGGACGCGCAATTCGGCCGGATCCTCGATTCACTTTCTTCCAGAGGTTTGCGAGAAAAATACAACATTCTGATCTCAACGGACCACGGTTTTGTAACCCACACCGGCAAGCAAAATTTGAGTGATTTGCTGATATCGGAAGGTCTGAAAAAGGACAAAGAATCCGACGACGTGGTGATTGCGGAAGGTGCGATTTACGTCAAAAACCATGATCAAACCGTGATCAGAAAGATCGTAGAGACTTTGCACAAAACTGACTGGATTGGCGCTGTTTTTACAAAACCTAAAAAGAAGGGCAATATGACGGGCTCAGTAAAAGGCACATTGTCTTTTGACGCGATCCACTACAACCACCCGACCCGCGCAGGTGACATCCTCGTTGCCCCGAATTGGAATGACGATAAGAATGATAAGGGTTATGCGGGTACTGATTTATCGGGCGGAGTAGCCGGACACGGAGGTTCAAGTCCGTATGAAATCAACATTGCATTATTCACCGACGGCCCCGATTTCAGGGATGCGGTCAAAAGCGAGCTGCCTACCTCCAATGTGGACATTGCACCGACAGTACTCGCGCTTTACAGCTTGCCGATACCTTCGCAAATGGATGGCCGCGCGCTCTCGGAATTCATAGACGATCAGAAATCCCCCTCCGAAAAGTCCGGGAAAGTGACAATAGAGACCAAAGCCAGCTACCCCTGGGGCACATATAATCTGAGTCTTGAATTGTCGGTTTTGGGAAAATACAAATATGTCAACTTTACCAAAACAGACCGGGTGAAGACAAGTGCTTCGAAATAG
- a CDS encoding SusC/RagA family TonB-linked outer membrane protein → MNSKLHLSKLICASACLISWAGLCVVPSQAFAKYAGMEVSLNIKDPDFNDVPVAQSISGKVTDGTGAPLPGATVVVKGTTKGTTTDTDGKFVIDADANATLEISFIGYASKEVPVNGQSSIVIQLDQDLSQLNEVVVVGYGTQKRSDITGAISSISSESFNRGVVTNPGELLQGKLAGVSIAANSGEPGAAQDIIIRGIGSLRSGTQPLYVVDGFLLDNSSTGVPTNPLNFINPNDIESIDVLKDASATSVYGSRAANGVVVITTKKGKGKPQINFAASTAVSSMANPMDVFSADDFRRQVTAVGGTLQDFGANTNWQDALTQRGVSNTLNLSMSGASTENFSYFASVGYQDQEGILKNSRLKRYSGKLNMNQKAFNGRLNIDYNLTASHTENLRPDIISTMSDMLSLNPTIAPYTDGQPTLLNTNALNPLARYNLFSDKAINNRILANISPSIEIFDGLTYKLNFGIDYSATNRNQQYKPFTAVINESDIANGVLDNGISANTNQLVENTLTYNWNQDVHNVTVLAGHSFQKFLDETRITTYRGFANNNIEPIYQDHTSTTQFPTAVNAEALKNELQSFFGRVNYVYDNKYMFTGTFRADGSSKFGENNKYGYFPSFALGWNISNEDFMDKSFFNNLKLRASWGRTGNQEIPSKITKASYLEQRLQTGAGSVSTYPVDTDATALEGYPYGIIYTRLANPDLQWEVSTQFDLGLDFAFFKSRVSGTLDYFNKKSSNILLEVVPSDPVEPTSTYWNNIPNMIIQNNGVELTLNYSSDAKRDFSYSIGGNLTYIQNKVKNSPYSVLATGAAQGSGQSGATINGYINNESLGAFYMYQFDGINPDNGQNLFRDTNGDGQVLDNDRLVVGSAIPKIIYGYNLNLKYKAFDLGLNFNGVTGNKIFNHTTMTLFNRSQLAKSNNTTDFAVEYPNEALTNANIVSTRYLENGSFLRLNNATLAYNLPLAGSKLGDVFNRISVNLTGQNLFVITDYSGFDPEVNTGSASGGIQTFGIDRFTYPRARTFLLGLNVTF, encoded by the coding sequence ATGAATTCAAAATTACATCTATCAAAGCTCATTTGTGCCTCCGCATGCCTGATATCCTGGGCTGGATTATGTGTTGTCCCGTCCCAAGCGTTCGCTAAATACGCTGGTATGGAGGTGTCTTTGAATATAAAAGACCCTGATTTTAACGATGTGCCTGTTGCCCAATCCATCTCGGGTAAGGTTACAGATGGAACGGGAGCGCCGCTACCTGGTGCGACGGTTGTTGTAAAAGGAACAACAAAAGGCACCACAACAGATACTGACGGGAAATTTGTTATTGATGCAGATGCCAATGCGACGCTTGAGATTTCTTTTATTGGATATGCTTCGAAGGAAGTTCCGGTAAATGGGCAATCATCCATAGTGATCCAGTTAGACCAGGATCTTTCGCAATTGAATGAAGTGGTTGTAGTTGGTTACGGTACCCAAAAAAGGTCAGACATTACGGGTGCCATTTCTTCTATTAGTAGTGAAAGTTTTAACAGGGGCGTTGTAACGAACCCAGGGGAGCTTTTGCAGGGAAAATTGGCCGGTGTTTCCATTGCCGCAAATAGTGGTGAACCTGGGGCTGCGCAAGATATCATTATCAGGGGTATCGGCAGTTTGCGTTCCGGAACACAGCCGCTTTACGTGGTCGATGGATTTTTGTTAGATAACTCCTCTACCGGTGTTCCCACCAATCCGCTGAACTTTATCAACCCTAACGATATCGAAAGTATCGATGTGCTGAAAGATGCCAGTGCGACATCGGTTTATGGATCCAGAGCAGCAAATGGGGTTGTAGTGATTACCACAAAAAAAGGAAAGGGAAAACCGCAGATTAATTTTGCAGCATCCACCGCTGTGTCATCTATGGCCAATCCAATGGATGTATTTAGTGCGGACGATTTTCGCAGGCAAGTGACGGCTGTGGGGGGGACTTTGCAAGACTTCGGTGCAAACACAAATTGGCAGGATGCATTGACCCAAAGGGGTGTATCCAACACGCTCAATTTGTCTATGAGCGGAGCCAGCACTGAGAATTTTTCCTACTTCGCATCAGTAGGCTATCAGGATCAGGAAGGAATTTTGAAGAATAGCAGACTGAAACGTTATTCAGGCAAGCTGAATATGAATCAAAAGGCATTCAACGGCAGGTTGAACATCGATTATAACCTTACGGCTTCCCATACAGAGAACCTGCGCCCGGACATCATATCGACCATGAGCGATATGCTTAGTTTAAACCCGACGATTGCTCCATACACAGATGGTCAGCCTACGCTACTAAACACAAACGCTTTAAATCCACTGGCCAGGTATAATTTATTTAGTGACAAGGCCATCAATAACCGTATTTTGGCAAACATTTCACCATCCATTGAAATATTTGACGGCCTTACTTATAAGTTGAACTTCGGTATTGATTATTCCGCAACGAATAGGAACCAGCAGTATAAACCTTTTACGGCAGTTATTAATGAATCCGATATTGCTAACGGGGTATTGGATAATGGCATAAGCGCGAATACCAATCAACTTGTTGAAAATACGCTTACCTACAATTGGAACCAGGATGTTCACAATGTGACCGTGTTGGCAGGACATTCTTTCCAAAAGTTTTTGGATGAAACCCGAATCACGACTTACCGCGGTTTTGCAAATAACAATATTGAACCTATTTATCAGGACCATACCAGTACAACTCAGTTTCCTACTGCGGTAAATGCGGAAGCCCTTAAAAACGAGCTGCAGTCTTTCTTTGGAAGAGTGAACTACGTGTATGACAATAAGTACATGTTTACCGGTACGTTTCGTGCCGATGGATCTTCCAAGTTTGGAGAGAATAATAAGTACGGCTATTTCCCTTCGTTTGCATTGGGCTGGAACATTAGCAATGAAGATTTTATGGACAAATCGTTTTTCAACAACTTGAAGTTACGGGCAAGTTGGGGCCGGACAGGTAACCAGGAAATTCCATCCAAGATCACAAAAGCCAGTTATTTGGAGCAGCGACTACAAACAGGCGCCGGAAGTGTCAGCACATATCCAGTTGATACAGATGCCACTGCATTGGAAGGTTATCCATACGGGATTATTTATACAAGATTGGCAAACCCTGATTTACAATGGGAAGTATCAACACAATTTGATTTGGGACTTGATTTTGCATTCTTTAAATCCCGCGTGAGTGGTACATTGGATTATTTCAACAAAAAATCTTCCAACATACTTTTAGAAGTTGTTCCTTCCGATCCTGTTGAGCCGACCTCTACGTACTGGAACAATATTCCGAACATGATTATCCAGAACAATGGTGTTGAATTGACGCTGAATTACAGTAGCGACGCAAAACGTGACTTCTCGTATAGTATCGGAGGTAACCTGACCTACATTCAAAACAAAGTAAAAAATTCCCCTTATTCCGTCCTGGCAACCGGGGCAGCTCAGGGTTCCGGCCAATCTGGCGCGACCATTAATGGCTATATCAACAATGAGTCGTTAGGAGCATTTTACATGTATCAGTTCGATGGAATTAATCCTGACAATGGCCAGAACTTATTCAGAGACACCAATGGAGATGGTCAGGTATTGGACAATGACCGCCTTGTAGTGGGCAGCGCCATTCCTAAAATTATCTACGGATATAATTTGAACTTGAAATACAAAGCATTTGACCTGGGTTTGAATTTCAACGGCGTGACAGGAAACAAGATTTTCAATCATACCACCATGACCCTGTTCAACAGGTCGCAATTGGCGAAGTCGAATAACACAACGGATTTTGCGGTGGAGTATCCTAATGAGGCGTTGACTAATGCCAATATCGTTTCGACACGCTATTTGGAGAATGGTTCTTTTCTGAGATTGAATAATGCTACACTGGCCTACAACTTACCCTTAGCCGGGAGCAAATTGGGGGACGTTTTTAATCGTATCAGTGTAAACTTGACGGGTCAAAACCTGTTTGTGATTACAGATTATTCAGGATTTGACCCGGAAGTTAATACGGGATCGGCTTCTGGTGGTATCCAAACCTTTGGCATTGACCGGTTTACGTATCCTAGGGCCAGAACATTCCTGCTAGGTCTTAACGTAACATTCTAA